CCGCGCCCTGGTCAGCCGGTACAGACGCCCCTGGGTGACCAGCTCCTCGCGCACGCTGATCTGCGGGTCGACCCCGCCGGACTGCGCCACGTAGCCGCAGGCCCGCCGTACTCCGGCCGGGTCGGTCGCCAGGTCGCGGCCCGCGACGGTGGCGGCGCCGCCGGTCGGTGCCAGCAGGGTCGTCAGCATCCGCAGGGTCGTGGTCTTGCCGGCCCCGTTCGGGCCGAGGAAGCCGAGGATCTCGCCCTGGCGGACGGTCAGGTCGATGCCGCGCACGGCCTGCACGGGGCCCTGCTTGGTCTGGAAGGTCCGGGCCAGACCGGCCGTACTGATGATGGTCATGACCCCAGAAAAACAGAGTCTCTTAAATTTTGCAACGACCCCAAGTTTTCAGTCGCCCCAAGCTAGCTAGGATTCGGGTATGGCAGAGGGACTCAGGGAGCGGAAGAAGCGCGAGACCAGGCAGCGCATCTCGGACATCGCCACCGGGCTGTTCCTGGAGCGCGGCTTCATGGCGGTGACGATCGCGGACGTGGCGGACGCGGCCGACGTCTCCGTCAACACCGTCTACAACTACTTCCCGGCCAAGGAGGACCTCTTCTTCGACCGCTCCCAGGGGGTCGTCGACCGCCTCTCCCGTTGGGTGCGCGGCCGTGACCCGGGGGAGTCGGCCGCCCGGGCGGTGCTGCGGGAACTGCGCGCCGAGATCGAGGCCGTCTCCCCCCGGATGGGCCTCATCGAGGGCTACGACCGCTTCATGCGCTGCATCGACGAGGCGCCGCCGCTGCGCTCCCGGCTGTGGCGCATCCAGCAGCAG
This genomic stretch from Streptomyces sp. Go-475 harbors:
- a CDS encoding TetR/AcrR family transcriptional regulator, giving the protein MAEGLRERKKRETRQRISDIATGLFLERGFMAVTIADVADAADVSVNTVYNYFPAKEDLFFDRSQGVVDRLSRWVRGRDPGESAARAVLRELRAEIEAVSPRMGLIEGYDRFMRCIDEAPPLRSRLWRIQQQVQDNLETTLREETGAGAGDPLPRLIAGQICWVHGTVFVSIGREMTQGRNPDEVSREMLVLLDDIEELLSEKVLNYAVRGAE